The Corallococcus caeni genome includes a region encoding these proteins:
- a CDS encoding M28 family metallopeptidase: MRLLPALFVSLCSASVLAAGAPTVTPQEKTAEQAITADLLRAHVRFLASDLLEGRGPGTRGDALAQEYIATQFEGLGLKPGAEGGSYFQRFDLMGINSHPGTMTFQAKAGRVELQPREDFIAVSGVQAPAAKLDASELVFVGYGIVAPEYQWDDFKGADLKGKTLVILNNDPEDDPRLFAGKARLWYGRWDYKYEQAAKTGAAGAIIIHTTPSAGYPWQVVRTSWTGEQFELPAGDAPRLQVKAWTTEDATKQVMKLAGQDLDALRAAAQKRDFHPVPLGVTLSVSLTNEVRRRPTANVLGLLPGSDPTLAKQVVLYSAHHDHLGKKDDGKPGEDVIYNGALDNAAGVAAMLSVARAFTALPTAPRRSILFAAVAAEEYGLLGSAYLAGHPPVPAGRIAANINVDGGNVLGRTRDITVIGLGKSSLDGFVTAMAKTQGRTVKADQLSDRGFFYRSDQFNFARQGIPAAYFGSGMDFIGRPEGWGKAQRGQWEAKHYHQPSDEVRPEWDLSGAVEDTRLFFLVGAQVAKAPEMPVWNKGDEFEAARLKSLEALKAPPAK, from the coding sequence ATGAGGCTCCTCCCCGCGCTGTTCGTTTCGCTGTGCTCGGCGTCCGTCCTCGCGGCGGGCGCGCCCACCGTCACGCCGCAGGAGAAGACGGCCGAACAGGCCATCACCGCGGACCTGCTGCGCGCGCACGTGCGCTTCCTGGCGAGCGACCTGCTGGAAGGCCGCGGCCCGGGCACGCGCGGTGACGCGCTGGCGCAGGAGTACATCGCCACGCAGTTCGAGGGCCTGGGCCTCAAGCCGGGCGCGGAGGGCGGGAGCTACTTCCAGCGCTTCGACCTCATGGGCATCAACAGCCACCCCGGCACCATGACCTTCCAGGCGAAGGCGGGCCGCGTGGAGCTCCAGCCGCGCGAGGACTTCATCGCCGTGTCCGGCGTGCAAGCCCCGGCGGCGAAGCTGGACGCGTCCGAGCTGGTGTTCGTGGGCTACGGCATCGTCGCGCCGGAGTACCAGTGGGACGACTTCAAGGGCGCGGACCTCAAGGGCAAGACGCTGGTCATCCTCAACAATGATCCGGAGGACGACCCGCGCCTCTTCGCCGGCAAGGCGCGCCTCTGGTACGGCCGCTGGGACTACAAATACGAGCAGGCGGCGAAGACGGGCGCGGCGGGCGCCATCATCATCCACACCACGCCCAGCGCGGGCTACCCGTGGCAGGTGGTGCGCACGTCGTGGACCGGCGAGCAGTTCGAACTGCCCGCGGGGGACGCGCCGCGCCTCCAGGTGAAGGCGTGGACCACCGAGGACGCCACGAAGCAGGTGATGAAGCTGGCGGGGCAGGACCTGGACGCGCTGCGCGCCGCCGCGCAGAAGCGCGACTTCCACCCGGTGCCGCTGGGCGTGACGCTGTCCGTGAGCCTCACCAACGAGGTGCGCCGCCGGCCCACCGCCAACGTGCTGGGCCTCCTGCCCGGCAGCGACCCCACGCTGGCGAAGCAGGTGGTGCTCTACAGCGCGCACCATGACCACCTGGGCAAGAAGGACGACGGCAAGCCCGGCGAGGACGTCATCTACAACGGCGCGCTGGACAACGCGGCGGGCGTGGCCGCGATGCTGTCCGTGGCCCGCGCCTTCACCGCGCTGCCCACGGCCCCGCGCCGCTCCATCCTCTTCGCCGCGGTGGCCGCGGAGGAGTACGGCCTGCTGGGCTCCGCGTACCTCGCGGGGCATCCGCCGGTGCCCGCGGGCCGCATCGCCGCGAACATCAACGTGGACGGCGGCAACGTGCTGGGCCGCACCCGCGACATCACCGTCATCGGCCTGGGCAAGTCCTCGCTGGACGGCTTCGTCACCGCGATGGCGAAGACGCAGGGGCGCACGGTGAAGGCGGATCAGCTCTCCGACCGCGGGTTCTTCTACCGGTCGGATCAATTCAACTTCGCTCGGCAGGGCATCCCGGCCGCCTACTTCGGCAGCGGCATGGACTTCATCGGCCGGCCGGAGGGGTGGGGCAAGGCGCAGCGCGGCCAGTGGGAGGCGAAGCACTACCACCAGCCCTCCGACGAGGTCCGCCCGGAGTGGGACCTGTCCGGCGCCGTGGAGGACACCCGGCTGTTCTTCCTGGTGGGCGCCCAGGTGGCGAAGGCCCCGGAGATGCCGGTGTGGAACAAGGGGGACGAGTTCGAGGCCGCCCGCCTGAAGTCCCTGGAGGCACTGAAGGCCCCGCCCGCGAAGTAG
- the cysS gene encoding cysteine--tRNA ligase yields the protein MAPSSIRLFNTMSMQKEPLEPLVPGEVKVYVCGPTVYSYIHIGNARTFTSFDVVVRYLRYRGFKVTYVRNFTDVDDKIIKAAHETGEEPVALASRFVEAFREDVHALHLREPDVSPRVSETIPEIVAIIQTLVDKGYAYEAKGDVYFAVDKDEDYAKLSKRNLDDLCQGERVQPGDLKRQPLDFALWKAAKPGEPSWDSPWGKGRPGWHIECSAMSEKFLGRTFDIHGGALDLIFPHHENEIAQSESATGQTMAKYWMHCGFLDLEGAKMSKSLGNVVRLRDALAKVDAEALRFFFLSTHYRHPLTFAEKSLQDAEGRMEYFYETLRKVDERVAGKDFGKGPLHGDPARFLTEFESAMDDDFNTAGALGALSGQFGLMNELTDKPPVKDKPLVGRTLQALREQVREMSRVLGVFEDDPGAWLLRRRDRAVRERGIDVAEVERLLSERTAARAAKDFAKADEVRGALKALGVDIMDTPAGTSWKVAAPAA from the coding sequence GTGGCCCCCTCATCCATCCGGCTCTTCAACACGATGTCCATGCAGAAGGAGCCGCTGGAGCCGCTCGTGCCCGGCGAGGTGAAGGTCTACGTCTGTGGGCCCACGGTCTACAGCTACATCCATATCGGGAACGCACGCACCTTCACGTCGTTCGACGTGGTGGTCCGCTACCTGCGCTACCGGGGCTTCAAGGTGACGTACGTGCGCAACTTCACGGACGTCGACGACAAGATCATCAAGGCCGCGCACGAGACGGGTGAGGAGCCCGTGGCGCTGGCCTCGCGCTTCGTGGAGGCCTTCCGCGAGGACGTCCACGCGCTGCACCTGCGCGAGCCGGACGTGTCCCCGCGCGTGAGCGAGACGATCCCGGAGATCGTCGCCATCATCCAGACGCTCGTGGACAAGGGCTACGCCTACGAGGCGAAGGGCGACGTGTACTTCGCCGTCGACAAGGACGAGGACTACGCGAAGCTGTCCAAGCGCAACCTGGATGACCTGTGCCAGGGCGAGCGCGTGCAGCCCGGCGACCTCAAGCGCCAGCCGCTGGACTTCGCGCTGTGGAAGGCGGCGAAGCCCGGTGAGCCGTCGTGGGACAGCCCCTGGGGCAAGGGCCGGCCGGGCTGGCACATCGAGTGCTCCGCGATGAGCGAGAAGTTCCTGGGCCGCACGTTCGACATCCACGGCGGGGCGTTGGATCTCATCTTCCCCCACCACGAGAACGAGATCGCCCAGAGCGAGTCCGCCACCGGCCAGACGATGGCGAAGTACTGGATGCACTGCGGCTTCCTGGACCTGGAAGGCGCGAAGATGTCCAAGTCGCTGGGCAACGTGGTGCGCCTGCGCGACGCGCTCGCCAAGGTGGACGCGGAGGCCCTGCGCTTCTTCTTCCTCTCCACGCACTACCGCCACCCGCTCACCTTCGCTGAGAAGTCGCTCCAGGACGCCGAAGGGCGCATGGAGTACTTCTACGAAACGCTGCGCAAGGTGGACGAGCGCGTGGCGGGCAAGGACTTCGGCAAGGGCCCCCTGCACGGCGACCCCGCGCGCTTCCTCACGGAGTTCGAGTCCGCCATGGACGACGACTTCAACACCGCGGGCGCGCTGGGCGCGCTGTCGGGCCAGTTCGGCCTGATGAACGAACTCACCGACAAGCCGCCCGTGAAGGACAAGCCGCTCGTGGGCCGCACGCTCCAGGCGCTGCGCGAACAGGTGCGCGAGATGTCCCGCGTCCTGGGCGTCTTCGAGGACGACCCGGGCGCGTGGCTCCTGCGCCGCCGGGATCGGGCGGTGCGCGAGCGCGGCATCGACGTGGCGGAGGTGGAGCGGCTGCTCTCCGAGCGGACCGCCGCGCGCGCCGCGAAGGACTTCGCGAAGGCGGACGAGGTGCGCGGGGCCCTCAAGGCCCTGGGCGTGGACATCATGGACACGCCTGCTGGCACCTCCTGGAAGGTGGCGGCGCCCGCCGCCTGA
- a CDS encoding FHA domain-containing protein yields MAPPNPKRPPRPPRPPGQQASSDDPEELPFDDDEVSPLQADDPRPQRVPQYPAGPRKVKRRGPGERSKSDRELSPRYDWAKEYSDPGVTPAFVYVERGPGAGQLVPLHQGSITLGRSSTSDLRLQHASISRRHAQLTRRGNAFTVRDLGSQNGTFVNRLRIKGEVEIRPGDELSLGNATLRLRGSGAGPAVSRTSLDPLGPRKVKRPLNGVAVAVAAAVVGSAVAALISVVAVRMADRTPARTPAEGAPSKSPATPAPPADDARDTGAEAPAKEARAVEAEAPAKEARAVEAEAPAKASDVGAGEATGLSATDVARGMHEHTVSGAGEGTTPSAMDVARGMHASTGDAKVVSASDIARGTHSGQAAPGAVEISRGMHASTGASKTSEAHVGQVVAASGRKALPSAEPSGSPDERQRADILSRYESGDVAGALAQAKRANLAPLVQQITRFQVAEAAARAALSQQDRPRALDALGVAVRLDQELSHGWSRQGAGLRRQLAGLYVRTGQDAAKAQRFADARAAFTAALQYDADNADARAQLAALAVQAP; encoded by the coding sequence ATGGCTCCGCCGAATCCGAAGCGTCCGCCGCGCCCTCCCCGCCCTCCCGGGCAGCAGGCGTCTTCGGACGACCCGGAGGAGCTGCCCTTCGACGACGACGAGGTTTCCCCCCTCCAGGCGGATGATCCGCGCCCGCAGCGCGTGCCCCAGTATCCGGCGGGCCCCCGGAAGGTGAAGCGGCGCGGGCCGGGCGAGCGGTCGAAGTCCGACCGGGAGCTGTCGCCCCGGTACGACTGGGCGAAGGAGTATTCAGATCCGGGCGTGACGCCCGCGTTCGTGTACGTGGAGCGCGGGCCGGGCGCGGGCCAGCTCGTCCCCCTGCACCAGGGCTCCATCACGCTGGGCCGGTCGTCAACGTCGGACCTGAGGCTCCAGCACGCGTCCATCAGCCGGCGCCATGCGCAGCTGACCCGGCGGGGCAACGCCTTCACCGTGCGCGACCTGGGCAGCCAGAACGGCACGTTCGTCAACCGCCTGCGCATCAAGGGCGAGGTGGAGATCCGGCCCGGAGACGAGCTGAGCCTGGGCAACGCGACGTTGCGGCTTCGCGGTTCGGGGGCCGGGCCGGCGGTGAGCCGGACGTCGCTGGATCCGCTGGGGCCTCGCAAGGTGAAGCGTCCGCTGAACGGCGTGGCGGTGGCGGTAGCGGCGGCCGTGGTGGGCTCCGCGGTGGCGGCGTTGATCAGCGTGGTGGCCGTGCGGATGGCGGACCGGACTCCCGCGCGGACCCCGGCGGAAGGCGCTCCGAGCAAGTCCCCCGCGACTCCGGCGCCCCCCGCGGACGACGCTCGCGACACCGGGGCGGAGGCGCCCGCGAAGGAGGCCCGTGCCGTGGAGGCGGAGGCTCCCGCGAAGGAGGCCCGTGCCGTGGAGGCGGAGGCTCCCGCGAAGGCCTCGGACGTCGGCGCCGGGGAGGCCACTGGGCTGAGTGCGACGGACGTTGCCCGTGGGATGCACGAGCACACCGTGTCGGGTGCGGGTGAAGGGACGACGCCCAGCGCGATGGACGTCGCTCGCGGCATGCATGCGAGCACGGGGGACGCGAAGGTCGTCAGCGCTTCGGATATCGCGCGGGGGACGCACTCGGGACAGGCGGCTCCCGGGGCCGTGGAGATTTCTCGCGGCATGCATGCGAGCACGGGGGCCTCGAAGACGAGTGAAGCGCATGTGGGCCAGGTCGTCGCCGCGTCCGGGCGGAAGGCCCTTCCCTCCGCCGAACCGTCGGGGTCTCCGGATGAGCGCCAGCGCGCGGACATCCTCTCGCGCTACGAGTCCGGGGATGTCGCCGGGGCCCTGGCTCAGGCGAAGCGCGCGAACCTGGCCCCCCTGGTGCAGCAAATCACCCGCTTCCAGGTCGCGGAAGCCGCCGCTCGGGCCGCCCTGTCGCAGCAGGACCGTCCCCGGGCGCTCGATGCGCTCGGCGTCGCCGTTCGGTTGGACCAGGAGCTGTCCCACGGCTGGAGCCGGCAGGGGGCCGGACTTCGCCGCCAGCTCGCCGGTCTGTACGTCCGCACCGGCCAGGACGCCGCCAAGGCCCAGCGCTTCGCCGACGCCCGCGCGGCCTTCACCGCGGCCCTCCAGTACGACGCCGACAACGCCGATGCCCGCGCACAGCTGGCCGCGCTTGCAGTTCAGGCGCCTTGA
- a CDS encoding CarD family transcriptional regulator translates to MQTSFKTGDKAVYPGQGVGEVMGIEHTEVAGQRQSFYVLRILENGMRIMIPINKVGSVGLREIISEEDVKQVYSILREKDISVDSTTWNRRYREYMEKIKTGSVFEIAEVLRDLYLLKGDKDLSFGERKMLDTARSLLIKELSLAKDCSEEEVESDLKKIFNLA, encoded by the coding sequence GTGCAGACCAGCTTCAAGACTGGTGACAAGGCGGTTTATCCGGGCCAGGGCGTCGGTGAGGTGATGGGCATCGAGCACACCGAGGTCGCCGGGCAGCGCCAGTCGTTCTACGTGCTGCGCATCCTGGAGAACGGGATGCGGATCATGATCCCCATCAACAAGGTCGGTTCGGTCGGCCTTCGGGAGATCATCAGCGAGGAGGACGTCAAGCAGGTCTATTCCATCCTCCGCGAGAAGGACATCTCCGTCGACTCCACCACGTGGAACCGCCGGTACCGCGAGTACATGGAGAAGATCAAGACGGGTTCCGTCTTCGAGATCGCCGAGGTGCTCCGCGACCTGTACCTGCTCAAGGGCGACAAGGACCTGTCGTTCGGCGAGCGCAAGATGCTCGACACGGCCCGCTCGCTGCTGATCAAGGAGCTGTCGCTGGCCAAGGATTGCTCCGAGGAAGAGGTCGAGTCCGACCTGAAGAAGATCTTCAACCTCGCCTGA
- a CDS encoding DNA internalization-related competence protein ComEC/Rec2, producing the protein MALGPLPGAHLAVLGALVLTGAGLSGFEARVEVPPSLRDGGSAVLEGELERVERFDGALRLRLAVSRAGLLPEPPVTARFRASLSGRGEGLELQPGQRVRVEARLAPDAPPSNPGERDFASARRRQGVAFTGGFVPGRVLALSPAPAWRLALEDVRGRLTTAVHGVAPSADAAALFLTLAAGQRADLDAAWEDAFSRAGLAHVLSVSGLHVAALALMTLALLRRGLVRLGGRWRTLEARRWAAPAAVPFVWAYVLFTGNQAPAVRSAVMATAVLLGLALWRRADGLNGLSLAALVLVAWTPSSVVDLSLRLSFLAVLGLVLLSPALREALPLAPPDPSEPRRLKRWTGQARETVAQTLCASAAATLVGLPVVAAAFGRVSLAGLVSNIVALPLCGVLTGLAAGGAALFVVAPVVATPVLWAGAWASELLLMLTRGFAAVPFAAVEVPGLGPWLGGAYAMGLGGWALGSGRWRWLGVLVPGAVLGALLLPVLTPEPALRITFLSVGQGDAVVLRSRGHHALVDAGGVPEGSDTGERFVLPFLKSDGVSRLDLAVLSHPHPDHALGLVSTLAQVPTERLWLSAGTTEGPLSRRIVAAAKSALVEEVQVGQPAFALGEATLEVLGPPVDRELMEGANDRSVVLRVRHGDVTVLLAGDVEADGEAALEEALGPVTVLKVPHHGSRTSSTASLLERTRPRHAVFCVGRRNRFGFPHPEVEARYRALGTECWRTDQDGAITLESDGQDVRLVSFLPRPDSAPSPLPGVGGRPSLSGDDLR; encoded by the coding sequence ATGGCGCTCGGCCCGCTGCCTGGAGCGCATCTGGCGGTGCTGGGCGCGCTGGTCCTGACGGGCGCGGGGCTTTCCGGTTTCGAGGCCCGCGTCGAGGTGCCTCCTTCGTTGAGGGACGGAGGCAGCGCGGTCCTCGAAGGAGAGCTGGAGCGCGTGGAGCGCTTCGACGGTGCCCTCCGCCTGCGGCTCGCGGTGTCCCGTGCCGGGCTCCTTCCAGAGCCACCAGTCACGGCCCGCTTCCGTGCCAGCCTTTCCGGGCGCGGTGAGGGGCTGGAATTGCAACCCGGGCAGCGCGTGCGGGTGGAGGCCCGGCTCGCGCCGGATGCGCCTCCCTCCAACCCGGGCGAGCGGGACTTCGCGTCGGCGCGTCGGCGGCAGGGCGTGGCCTTCACGGGAGGCTTCGTGCCGGGACGGGTGCTGGCGCTCTCCCCTGCCCCTGCGTGGCGGCTCGCGCTGGAGGACGTGCGCGGACGGCTGACGACGGCGGTGCACGGCGTGGCGCCTTCCGCGGACGCGGCGGCCCTGTTCCTCACGCTGGCCGCCGGACAGCGCGCGGACCTGGACGCGGCCTGGGAGGACGCCTTCTCGCGGGCGGGGCTCGCGCACGTGCTCAGCGTCAGCGGACTGCACGTGGCCGCGCTCGCGCTGATGACGCTGGCCCTGCTGAGGCGGGGCCTGGTGCGGCTGGGCGGGCGCTGGCGGACGCTGGAGGCGCGCCGGTGGGCGGCCCCGGCGGCGGTGCCTTTCGTCTGGGCCTACGTGCTCTTCACGGGCAATCAGGCGCCCGCGGTGCGCTCGGCGGTGATGGCCACGGCGGTGCTGCTGGGGCTGGCTTTGTGGCGGCGCGCGGATGGGCTCAATGGACTGTCGCTCGCGGCGTTGGTGCTGGTGGCCTGGACGCCCTCCAGCGTCGTGGACCTGTCGCTCCGCCTGTCGTTCCTCGCGGTGCTGGGACTCGTGTTGTTGTCGCCCGCGCTGCGCGAGGCCCTGCCCCTCGCCCCGCCGGATCCGTCCGAGCCCCGGCGGCTGAAGCGATGGACCGGCCAGGCTCGTGAGACGGTGGCTCAGACCTTGTGCGCCAGCGCGGCGGCGACGCTCGTGGGACTGCCCGTGGTGGCGGCGGCGTTCGGCCGGGTGAGCTTGGCGGGGCTCGTGTCCAACATCGTCGCCCTGCCCCTGTGTGGCGTGCTCACCGGGCTCGCGGCGGGTGGCGCGGCCCTGTTCGTCGTGGCGCCTGTCGTGGCAACGCCGGTGCTGTGGGCGGGGGCCTGGGCTTCGGAGCTTCTGCTCATGCTGACGCGGGGCTTCGCGGCCGTGCCCTTCGCCGCGGTGGAGGTGCCGGGGCTGGGACCGTGGCTCGGCGGGGCGTACGCGATGGGATTGGGAGGCTGGGCGCTCGGCTCGGGACGTTGGCGATGGCTGGGCGTGCTCGTTCCGGGGGCGGTGCTGGGGGCCTTGCTGCTGCCCGTGCTCACTCCGGAGCCGGCGCTGCGGATCACCTTCCTCTCCGTGGGCCAGGGGGATGCGGTGGTGCTGCGCTCGCGGGGGCACCATGCGCTGGTGGATGCGGGCGGCGTCCCGGAGGGCTCGGACACCGGGGAGCGGTTCGTCCTGCCCTTCCTCAAGTCCGATGGCGTGTCGCGGCTGGACCTCGCGGTGCTCTCCCATCCGCATCCGGACCATGCGCTCGGACTCGTGTCGACCCTGGCCCAGGTGCCCACCGAACGCCTGTGGCTTTCAGCTGGGACCACTGAGGGGCCGCTGTCCCGGCGGATTGTCGCGGCCGCGAAGAGCGCCCTCGTGGAGGAGGTGCAGGTGGGGCAGCCCGCGTTCGCCCTGGGTGAGGCGACGCTGGAGGTGCTGGGGCCTCCGGTGGACCGGGAGTTGATGGAGGGCGCGAACGACCGGAGCGTGGTGCTGCGCGTGCGCCATGGCGACGTCACCGTACTGCTGGCTGGCGACGTGGAGGCGGACGGCGAGGCCGCGCTGGAGGAGGCGCTGGGGCCGGTGACGGTGTTGAAGGTGCCGCACCATGGTTCGCGCACGTCGTCCACCGCGTCGCTCCTGGAGCGCACGCGGCCACGTCACGCGGTCTTCTGCGTGGGCCGGCGCAACCGCTTCGGCTTTCCCCATCCGGAGGTGGAGGCGCGCTACCGCGCCCTGGGCACCGAGTGCTGGCGCACCGACCAGGACGGCGCCATCACCCTGGAGAGCGACGGTCAGGACGTCCGGCTGGTGTCCTTCCTGCCGCGTCCGGATTCCGCCCCCTCCCCGTTGCCGGGAGTGGGGGGCAGGCCCAGCTTGAGCGGTGATGATCTCCGATGA
- a CDS encoding carbohydrate-binding family 9-like protein yields MRLRSLVLVPLLSSVLFVAGACRDEQAGPAHRAPRLPAPTTPRTLDAAPEGLTFRSGATFAGGAIVYLGSRVTPERPTPGQPVRIAHYFQAVRPPPQDFHFFVHVVDPDSGQMLANADHEFQDGAAPLETWPVGKVLEDVHTVAMPSVPARLVMGFWRGDERLSVDDPRMHQGDNRVRGPLLGGEPPSLPEYTVTRVKKAPVLDGALDDEAWKGAKPVTLVGSFDGRPGRLRTQARLVYDDANLYVAFDVEDPDIWGTLRNRDDSIYEQEVVEVFLDANADGRTYNELEVSPHNVIFDAYFPARRQGMDLSWDSGMKTAVKVRGTLDDASDRDEGWTVELAIPFNRLAEVPHIPPQPGERWRFNLYRLEHHDRRQVEGQAFSPLFIGDFHALPRFAWLVFQ; encoded by the coding sequence ATGCGCCTCCGCTCCCTTGTCCTCGTCCCGCTGCTGTCCTCCGTCCTGTTCGTCGCCGGTGCGTGCCGCGATGAGCAGGCGGGTCCCGCCCACCGCGCGCCCAGGCTGCCCGCGCCCACGACGCCGCGGACGCTCGACGCGGCGCCGGAGGGTTTGACCTTCAGGAGCGGCGCCACCTTCGCGGGCGGCGCCATCGTCTACCTGGGCTCGCGCGTGACGCCGGAGCGGCCCACGCCGGGGCAGCCCGTGCGGATCGCGCACTACTTCCAGGCGGTGCGTCCGCCGCCGCAGGACTTCCACTTCTTCGTGCACGTGGTGGATCCGGACAGCGGCCAGATGCTGGCCAACGCGGACCACGAGTTCCAGGACGGGGCCGCGCCGCTGGAGACCTGGCCCGTGGGCAAGGTGCTGGAGGACGTGCACACCGTCGCCATGCCGTCCGTGCCGGCCCGTCTGGTGATGGGCTTCTGGCGCGGCGACGAACGACTCTCCGTGGATGATCCGCGCATGCATCAGGGTGACAACCGCGTGCGCGGCCCGCTCCTGGGCGGTGAGCCTCCCTCGCTACCGGAGTACACCGTCACGCGAGTGAAGAAGGCGCCGGTGCTCGACGGCGCGCTGGACGACGAGGCCTGGAAGGGCGCGAAGCCGGTGACGCTCGTGGGCAGCTTTGACGGCCGGCCTGGACGGCTGCGCACCCAGGCCCGCCTCGTCTACGACGACGCGAACCTGTACGTGGCCTTCGACGTGGAGGACCCGGACATCTGGGGCACGCTGCGCAACCGCGACGACTCCATCTACGAGCAGGAGGTCGTGGAGGTGTTCCTCGACGCGAACGCGGACGGGCGCACGTACAACGAGCTGGAGGTGTCCCCCCACAACGTCATCTTCGACGCGTACTTCCCCGCGCGGCGCCAGGGCATGGACCTGTCGTGGGACTCAGGGATGAAGACGGCGGTGAAGGTGCGCGGCACGCTGGACGACGCGTCCGACCGCGACGAGGGCTGGACGGTGGAGCTGGCCATCCCGTTCAACCGGCTCGCGGAGGTGCCGCACATCCCGCCCCAGCCGGGCGAGCGCTGGCGCTTCAACCTCTACCGGTTGGAGCACCACGACCGCCGGCAGGTGGAAGGCCAGGCCTTCTCCCCCCTCTTCATCGGAGACTTCCACGCCCTGCCGCGCTTCGCGTGGCTCGTCTTCCAGTAG
- a CDS encoding outer membrane beta-barrel protein: protein MSKGLLAGAAAVAVLAAGSAQAASTELRRSADMRGLTFLVGGGVEGYTSGLRDQIDPGLAYGVTVAIKPTNVLGLELGYTGAISEFNTGSVLATNANGPDIVRNGAQAAVTLGLTATPIQPYIMGGVGLSRYNVRAFAPGFQDDTVGNVPVGAGLRLHLGSFTADARVNYNFLFDQEFALTVPPSDVDLGGDETFSSGGRYVGTINLGATF, encoded by the coding sequence ATGAGCAAGGGATTGTTGGCTGGCGCGGCGGCGGTGGCGGTGTTGGCGGCGGGCTCCGCACAGGCGGCCTCGACGGAGCTGCGCAGGTCCGCGGACATGCGCGGATTGACGTTCCTCGTGGGCGGCGGTGTGGAGGGCTACACCAGCGGGCTCCGCGACCAGATTGATCCAGGCCTGGCCTACGGCGTGACGGTGGCCATCAAGCCCACGAACGTGCTCGGCCTCGAGCTGGGCTACACGGGCGCCATCAGCGAGTTCAACACCGGCAGCGTGCTGGCGACGAACGCCAACGGGCCGGACATCGTGCGCAACGGCGCGCAGGCGGCGGTGACGCTGGGCCTGACGGCCACGCCCATCCAGCCGTACATCATGGGCGGCGTGGGCCTGAGCCGCTACAACGTGCGCGCCTTCGCCCCGGGCTTCCAGGACGACACGGTGGGCAACGTACCGGTGGGCGCGGGCCTGCGCCTGCACCTGGGCAGCTTCACCGCGGACGCGCGCGTGAACTACAACTTCCTGTTCGACCAGGAGTTCGCCCTCACCGTGCCGCCGTCCGACGTGGACCTGGGCGGTGACGAGACGTTCAGCAGCGGCGGACGCTACGTGGGCACCATCAACCTGGGTGCCACCTTCTAG
- a CDS encoding FHA domain-containing protein: MRFEFEHLGTPTPFELTEGHHLLGGGPEDHIHLEGLPPGLLTLRIDSGRLMVEAVRSFTVNAVRVLPGVSRLVVPGEVLGLPDGMCLRVLAEPSAPERGVGTVAVLKGLLTDAEAPPSRAATLTCLTGLDVGRSHALAEANTDIGRGDGVALRLRDRAVSRMHARIRREDSGFVLEDLGTPNGVFLNGVRLEAPGPLTDGDVVELGRSLLRFQAAFDEASGDAAPVPQPVAAVEALAGTETPRPPEGKPRRREGWIIAGAVALATGALLVASLLAAAG, translated from the coding sequence ATGCGCTTCGAATTCGAGCACCTGGGCACCCCCACCCCGTTCGAGCTGACCGAGGGCCACCACCTGCTGGGCGGTGGCCCCGAGGATCACATCCACCTGGAGGGCCTGCCTCCAGGGCTGTTGACCCTGCGCATCGACTCCGGCCGGCTCATGGTGGAGGCGGTGCGCAGCTTCACCGTGAACGCGGTGCGCGTGCTGCCCGGCGTGTCGCGCCTGGTGGTGCCCGGTGAAGTGCTGGGCCTGCCGGACGGCATGTGCCTGCGCGTGCTCGCCGAGCCCAGCGCCCCCGAGCGCGGCGTGGGCACGGTCGCGGTGCTCAAGGGCCTGCTCACGGACGCGGAAGCCCCGCCGTCCCGCGCCGCCACCCTCACCTGCCTCACCGGACTGGACGTGGGCCGCAGCCATGCGCTCGCGGAGGCGAACACGGACATCGGCCGGGGCGACGGCGTGGCCCTGCGGCTGCGCGACCGGGCCGTGTCCCGGATGCACGCGCGGATCCGCCGTGAGGACTCGGGCTTCGTGCTGGAGGACCTGGGGACCCCCAACGGCGTGTTCCTCAATGGCGTGCGCCTGGAGGCCCCCGGACCGCTGACGGACGGAGACGTCGTGGAGCTGGGGCGCTCGCTGCTCCGCTTCCAGGCGGCGTTCGATGAGGCTTCAGGGGACGCCGCGCCCGTGCCCCAGCCCGTGGCCGCCGTGGAGGCGCTGGCCGGAACGGAAACGCCGCGGCCTCCCGAAGGGAAGCCACGGCGGCGCGAGGGGTGGATCATCGCCGGGGCCGTCGCGCTGGCCACGGGTGCCCTGCTCGTCGCCTCCTTGCTGGCGGCGGCCGGCTGA
- a CDS encoding PH domain-containing protein: MAAAGLLWLGVFAWLFHFDGVPLQTFLSAAFFVVFFAVAVAYYGRTRIEVDARGITCRGMVRTRRFSFADIRKLDVLPGPVTVYAIRGSKGFVHFTSFFRHHRYLARLLVERAGLSPLPA; the protein is encoded by the coding sequence ATGGCCGCGGCAGGCCTGTTATGGCTGGGCGTCTTCGCCTGGCTGTTCCACTTCGACGGCGTGCCGCTGCAGACGTTCCTGTCGGCGGCCTTCTTCGTCGTCTTCTTCGCGGTGGCCGTCGCCTACTACGGCCGCACCCGCATCGAGGTGGACGCCCGGGGCATCACCTGCCGCGGCATGGTGCGCACCCGGCGCTTCTCCTTCGCGGACATCCGCAAGCTGGACGTGCTCCCAGGGCCGGTGACGGTCTACGCCATCCGGGGCAGCAAGGGCTTCGTGCACTTCACCAGCTTCTTCCGTCACCACCGGTATCTGGCCCGGCTCCTGGTGGAGCGCGCAGGCCTCTCGCCCCTGCCGGCGTAG